From a single Peromyscus maniculatus bairdii isolate BWxNUB_F1_BW_parent chromosome 4, HU_Pman_BW_mat_3.1, whole genome shotgun sequence genomic region:
- the Zc3h6 gene encoding zinc finger CCCH domain-containing protein 6 isoform X1, translated as MTDSEHAGHDREDGELEDGEIEDAGFEETQDQDTKENEKQKDEKAYRKSRKKHKKEREKKKSKRRKHEKHKHNSPSGDDSSDYSLDSDVERMESSYKKRRSSYRDYDIPFSQHEHISGSYMTSKKSQHNKKFHSKEYAESSFYSDDNFGNYSDDNFGNYNHEEEDDFSSQLKYYRQSQESSGKKQRTKGSPPGSEYRIKNFNTSHGRVLPKKIKRKEHRGARVTKGPSVFSGMDDFQEYGKPGKKWKVMTQEFINQHTVEHKGKQICKYFLEGRCIKGDHCKFDHDAELEKKKEICKYYLQGYCTKGENCIYMHGEFPCKFYHSGAKCYQGDNCKFSHDDLTKETKKLLDKVLNADEELINEDKRELEELRKRGITPLPKPPPGVGLLPTPSEHFPFSDPEDDFETDLTDDLKKIPSLFEIVVKPTVDLAHKIGKKPPAYYNSASPPGPQFQEGSPCPQHMYSSESSPGPGPNVPQGGDSPVRHPGSPGHHPCVGPPGPPVQENPPLPHGPSEIVGPHSQAGGLLQLDTLPAVGGAYHSPSFPGHVMKVPRENHCSPASLYQQMPGEMQLNTDSESMQVPAEFYDDYYSQQAAQNFQPPDNCADEMWQEEFAQQQQQQQQPPMAHDSPKAGSGPEPSSSVPGHCPLPASGLPPAVQRALFIRLTQRYQEDEEPAGSQPQRASSKEEDDPVSWYSSSEEEEGSGVRSILRTLQKQTGPLRSQPHPPMELGIPTDPRLAREKRKGSQVVDPRLRTVPRQDIRKPHESVPVDLRLAWDPRKLRGNGSASGGSAASGAKFDLHHANTGANRKLKRKDDDDEDTERELREKAFLIPLESLPGVVLQDPRSQLRQFSHIKMDIILSKPNFAKHIVWAPEDLLPVPLPKPDPVSSINLPLPPLIADQRLSRLWNTKGDHQSALSLDPKSAAKAKMNLTQREGYLEQCGDLHSSGSKLGDPRLQKNFDPRLHRLPSAESHQVTIKDSHVSKNAQARSTPALSQPSTASPTNAGPVALPPYAPKLSSSAGLPLGTSSSVLSGISLYDPREKHSLSSSELASISSEENAENQEKSGLKNSDKNEPSPGEVTLQKTRADMEVPVEGPADMQAGPLRSDETAVQVPAAAAAVHSLPVQALAGLMRPPYSDPRQAREPGQASPSPDDGPSRDTDDKSLKEVFKTFDPTASPFC; from the exons CATGAACATATATCAGGAAGTTATATGACGTCAAAGAAGAGTCAACATAACaaaaaattccacagtaaagaatATGCTGAGTCTAGTTTCTACAGTGATGACAACTTTGGTAACTACAGTGATGACAACTTTGGTAATTACAACCACGAGGAAGAAGACGACTTTTCCAGTCAGCTGAAATATTATAGACAATCTCAGGAATCCTCAGGGAAAAAACAGAGAACTAAAGGAAGCCCGCCAG GTTCTGAATACcggattaaaaattttaatactaGTCATGGACGTGTTTTGCcgaagaaaatcaaaagaaaagaacaccgTGGGGCAAGAGTCACTAAAGGGCCTAGTGTCTTTTCAGGAATGGATGACTTTCAAGAG tatggTAAACCAGGGAAAAAGTGGAAAGTTATGACTCAGGAGTTTATTAACCAGCACACAGTGGAGCACAAAGGAAAACAGATCTGTAAATACTTCCTGGAGGGGAGGTGTATTAAG GGAGACCACTGTAAATTTGATCATGATGCAGAattggagaagaaaaaggagatctGCAAATACTATTTACAGGGATATTGTACCAAAGGAGAGAATTGCATTTATATGCATG gCGAATTTCCTTGCAAGTTCTATCATAGTGGAGCAAAGTGCTACCAAGGAGACAACTGTAAGTTTTCCCATGATGATCTgaccaaagagacaaagaaactTCTGGACAAA GTGTTGAATGCTGATGAAGAACTTATAAACGAAGACAAAAGAGAATTAGAAGAACTTAGGAAGCGTGGCATAACTCCTCTCCCCAAGCCACCCCCAGGAGTCGGACTTCTGCCAACCCCATCagagcactttcccttttctgatcCTGAAGACGATTTTGAGACAGATCTTACTGACGATTTGAAGAAAATTCCATCTCTTTTTGAAATAGTTGTAAAACCTACTGTGGATTTAGCACATAAAATTGGGAAGAA ACCACCAGCATATTACAACAGTGCCTCACCACCAGGACCACAGTTTCAGGAAGGCAGTCCCTGTCCACAGCATATGTACAGTTCTGAGTCAAGTCCAGGCCCAGGACCTAATGTCCCTCAAGGAGGTGATAGTCCTGTGAGGCACCCAGGCTCCCCTGGCCATCATCCATGTGTGGGACCTCCTGGTCCACCAGTGCAAGAGAACCCACCTTTGCCACATGGTCCATCTGAAATTGTAGGCCCTCATAGTCAAGCTGGAGGGCTTCTTCAGCTGGACACACTACCAGCTGTGGGTGGAGCTTATCATTCCCCAAGCTTTCCAGGACACGTGATGAAAGTCCCTAGAGAGAATCACTGCTCTCCAGCTTCACTGTACCAGCAAATGCCTGGAGAGATGCAGCTTAACACTGACTCTGAGTCCATGCAAGTCCCAGCTGAGTTCTACGATGATTACTACTCACAGCAGGCTGCACAGAATTTTCAACCACCCGATAACTGTGCTG ATGAGATGTGGCAGGAAGAGTttgcacagcagcagcagcagcagcagcagcctcccaTGGCTCATGACTCCCCTAAGGCTGGGAGTGGGCCGGAGCCCAGCAGCAGTGTGCCGGGGCACTGCCCTCTGCCTGCTTCGGGGCTCCCTCCTGCAGTGCAGAGAGCTCTTTTCATCCGCCTGACTCAGAGGTACCAAGAGGATGAGGAACCAGCTGGCAGCCAGCCTCAGAGAGCATCCAGCAAGGAAGAAG ATGACCCAGTTAGCTGGTACTCCAGcagtgaggaggaagaaggaagtggcGTCAGGTCGATCCTGAGAACACTGCAGAAACAAACAGGACCTCTAAGAAGTCAGCCACACCCTCCCATGGAGCTTGGCATTCCTACTGATCCAAGACTTgccagagagaagaggaaaggaagtcaAGTGGTTGACCCAAGGCTTCGCACTGTCCCAAGGCAAGACATTAGGAAGCCGCATGAGTCTGTCCCAGTGGATCTTAGACTTGCGTGGGATCCCAGGAAATTAAGAGGGAACGGAAGTGCTTCCGGAGGCTCTGCTGCTAGTGGAGCAAAGTTTGATTTACACCATGCAAACACTGGGGCGAATCGCAAACTCAAGAGAAAGGACGATGATGATGAAGatacagaaagagaactgagagaaAAAGCATTCTTGATACCTTTGGAGTCTTTACCTGGAGTGGTACTCCAGGACCCAAGGTCACAGTTAAGACAGTTCAGTCACATTAAAATGGACATTATCCTATCCAAACCCAACTTCGCAAAACACATCGTGTGGGCTCCAGAAGACTTACTTCCGGTCCCTTTACCGAAACCCGACCCAGTATCTTCAATCAATTTACCTCTGCCTCCACTTATCGCTGACCAGAGGCTTAGTAGGTTATGGAATACAAAAGGTGATCATCAGAGTGCCCTGTCCCTTGATCCAAAATCAGCAGCCAAAGCCAAAATGAATCTAACACAGAGAGAGGGCTACTTAGAACAATGTGGAGACTTACATAGTTCAGGAAGTAAATTAGGGGACCCTCGGCTGCAAAAGAATTTTGACCCTAGGCTTCACAGACTGCCCAGTGCAGAGTCACATCAGGTGACTATAAAGGACTCACATGTATCAAAGAATGCCCAAGCCAGATCAACCCCTGCTCTGTCACAACCCTCAACAGCATCACCTACCAATGCTGGTCCTGTGGCTCTTCCTCCATATGCCCCCAAACTCTCTTCTTCAGCTGGCCTCCCACTGGGAACTTCAAGTTCAGTTCTTAGTGGCATTAGTTTGTATGATCCTAGGGAGAAGCATTCATTGTCTTCATCAGAGCTAGCAAGCATTTCTTCAGAAGAAAATGCCGAGAACCAGGAAAAAAGTGGTTTAAAAAATAGTGATAAAAATGAACCTTCCCCTGGAGAAGTGACGCTACAGAAGACTCGTGCGGACATGGAGGTCCCTGTTGAGGGGCCGGCGGACATGCAGGCAGGTCCTCTGAGGAGTGATGAGACGGCGGTTCAggtccccgccgccgccgccgccgtgcaCAGTCTTCCTGTTCAGGCCTTAGCAGGCTTAATGAGACCTCCATACAGTGACCCAAGGCAGGcaagagagccaggacaggcaagCCCAAGCCCCGACGATGGTCCAAGTAGAGACACAGATGACAAATCTCTGAAAGAGGTTTTTAAGACATTTGACCCAACCGCATCACCATTTTGTTAG
- the Zc3h6 gene encoding zinc finger CCCH domain-containing protein 6 isoform X3, with translation MESSYKKRRSSYRDYDIPFSQHEHISGSYMTSKKSQHNKKFHSKEYAESSFYSDDNFGNYSDDNFGNYNHEEEDDFSSQLKYYRQSQESSGKKQRTKGSPPGSEYRIKNFNTSHGRVLPKKIKRKEHRGARVTKGPSVFSGMDDFQEYGKPGKKWKVMTQEFINQHTVEHKGKQICKYFLEGRCIKGDHCKFDHDAELEKKKEICKYYLQGYCTKGENCIYMHGEFPCKFYHSGAKCYQGDNCKFSHDDLTKETKKLLDKVLNADEELINEDKRELEELRKRGITPLPKPPPGVGLLPTPSEHFPFSDPEDDFETDLTDDLKKIPSLFEIVVKPTVDLAHKIGKKPPAYYNSASPPGPQFQEGSPCPQHMYSSESSPGPGPNVPQGGDSPVRHPGSPGHHPCVGPPGPPVQENPPLPHGPSEIVGPHSQAGGLLQLDTLPAVGGAYHSPSFPGHVMKVPRENHCSPASLYQQMPGEMQLNTDSESMQVPAEFYDDYYSQQAAQNFQPPDNCADEMWQEEFAQQQQQQQQPPMAHDSPKAGSGPEPSSSVPGHCPLPASGLPPAVQRALFIRLTQRYQEDEEPAGSQPQRASSKEEDDPVSWYSSSEEEEGSGVRSILRTLQKQTGPLRSQPHPPMELGIPTDPRLAREKRKGSQVVDPRLRTVPRQDIRKPHESVPVDLRLAWDPRKLRGNGSASGGSAASGAKFDLHHANTGANRKLKRKDDDDEDTERELREKAFLIPLESLPGVVLQDPRSQLRQFSHIKMDIILSKPNFAKHIVWAPEDLLPVPLPKPDPVSSINLPLPPLIADQRLSRLWNTKGDHQSALSLDPKSAAKAKMNLTQREGYLEQCGDLHSSGSKLGDPRLQKNFDPRLHRLPSAESHQVTIKDSHVSKNAQARSTPALSQPSTASPTNAGPVALPPYAPKLSSSAGLPLGTSSSVLSGISLYDPREKHSLSSSELASISSEENAENQEKSGLKNSDKNEPSPGEVTLQKTRADMEVPVEGPADMQAGPLRSDETAVQVPAAAAAVHSLPVQALAGLMRPPYSDPRQAREPGQASPSPDDGPSRDTDDKSLKEVFKTFDPTASPFC, from the exons CATGAACATATATCAGGAAGTTATATGACGTCAAAGAAGAGTCAACATAACaaaaaattccacagtaaagaatATGCTGAGTCTAGTTTCTACAGTGATGACAACTTTGGTAACTACAGTGATGACAACTTTGGTAATTACAACCACGAGGAAGAAGACGACTTTTCCAGTCAGCTGAAATATTATAGACAATCTCAGGAATCCTCAGGGAAAAAACAGAGAACTAAAGGAAGCCCGCCAG GTTCTGAATACcggattaaaaattttaatactaGTCATGGACGTGTTTTGCcgaagaaaatcaaaagaaaagaacaccgTGGGGCAAGAGTCACTAAAGGGCCTAGTGTCTTTTCAGGAATGGATGACTTTCAAGAG tatggTAAACCAGGGAAAAAGTGGAAAGTTATGACTCAGGAGTTTATTAACCAGCACACAGTGGAGCACAAAGGAAAACAGATCTGTAAATACTTCCTGGAGGGGAGGTGTATTAAG GGAGACCACTGTAAATTTGATCATGATGCAGAattggagaagaaaaaggagatctGCAAATACTATTTACAGGGATATTGTACCAAAGGAGAGAATTGCATTTATATGCATG gCGAATTTCCTTGCAAGTTCTATCATAGTGGAGCAAAGTGCTACCAAGGAGACAACTGTAAGTTTTCCCATGATGATCTgaccaaagagacaaagaaactTCTGGACAAA GTGTTGAATGCTGATGAAGAACTTATAAACGAAGACAAAAGAGAATTAGAAGAACTTAGGAAGCGTGGCATAACTCCTCTCCCCAAGCCACCCCCAGGAGTCGGACTTCTGCCAACCCCATCagagcactttcccttttctgatcCTGAAGACGATTTTGAGACAGATCTTACTGACGATTTGAAGAAAATTCCATCTCTTTTTGAAATAGTTGTAAAACCTACTGTGGATTTAGCACATAAAATTGGGAAGAA ACCACCAGCATATTACAACAGTGCCTCACCACCAGGACCACAGTTTCAGGAAGGCAGTCCCTGTCCACAGCATATGTACAGTTCTGAGTCAAGTCCAGGCCCAGGACCTAATGTCCCTCAAGGAGGTGATAGTCCTGTGAGGCACCCAGGCTCCCCTGGCCATCATCCATGTGTGGGACCTCCTGGTCCACCAGTGCAAGAGAACCCACCTTTGCCACATGGTCCATCTGAAATTGTAGGCCCTCATAGTCAAGCTGGAGGGCTTCTTCAGCTGGACACACTACCAGCTGTGGGTGGAGCTTATCATTCCCCAAGCTTTCCAGGACACGTGATGAAAGTCCCTAGAGAGAATCACTGCTCTCCAGCTTCACTGTACCAGCAAATGCCTGGAGAGATGCAGCTTAACACTGACTCTGAGTCCATGCAAGTCCCAGCTGAGTTCTACGATGATTACTACTCACAGCAGGCTGCACAGAATTTTCAACCACCCGATAACTGTGCTG ATGAGATGTGGCAGGAAGAGTttgcacagcagcagcagcagcagcagcagcctcccaTGGCTCATGACTCCCCTAAGGCTGGGAGTGGGCCGGAGCCCAGCAGCAGTGTGCCGGGGCACTGCCCTCTGCCTGCTTCGGGGCTCCCTCCTGCAGTGCAGAGAGCTCTTTTCATCCGCCTGACTCAGAGGTACCAAGAGGATGAGGAACCAGCTGGCAGCCAGCCTCAGAGAGCATCCAGCAAGGAAGAAG ATGACCCAGTTAGCTGGTACTCCAGcagtgaggaggaagaaggaagtggcGTCAGGTCGATCCTGAGAACACTGCAGAAACAAACAGGACCTCTAAGAAGTCAGCCACACCCTCCCATGGAGCTTGGCATTCCTACTGATCCAAGACTTgccagagagaagaggaaaggaagtcaAGTGGTTGACCCAAGGCTTCGCACTGTCCCAAGGCAAGACATTAGGAAGCCGCATGAGTCTGTCCCAGTGGATCTTAGACTTGCGTGGGATCCCAGGAAATTAAGAGGGAACGGAAGTGCTTCCGGAGGCTCTGCTGCTAGTGGAGCAAAGTTTGATTTACACCATGCAAACACTGGGGCGAATCGCAAACTCAAGAGAAAGGACGATGATGATGAAGatacagaaagagaactgagagaaAAAGCATTCTTGATACCTTTGGAGTCTTTACCTGGAGTGGTACTCCAGGACCCAAGGTCACAGTTAAGACAGTTCAGTCACATTAAAATGGACATTATCCTATCCAAACCCAACTTCGCAAAACACATCGTGTGGGCTCCAGAAGACTTACTTCCGGTCCCTTTACCGAAACCCGACCCAGTATCTTCAATCAATTTACCTCTGCCTCCACTTATCGCTGACCAGAGGCTTAGTAGGTTATGGAATACAAAAGGTGATCATCAGAGTGCCCTGTCCCTTGATCCAAAATCAGCAGCCAAAGCCAAAATGAATCTAACACAGAGAGAGGGCTACTTAGAACAATGTGGAGACTTACATAGTTCAGGAAGTAAATTAGGGGACCCTCGGCTGCAAAAGAATTTTGACCCTAGGCTTCACAGACTGCCCAGTGCAGAGTCACATCAGGTGACTATAAAGGACTCACATGTATCAAAGAATGCCCAAGCCAGATCAACCCCTGCTCTGTCACAACCCTCAACAGCATCACCTACCAATGCTGGTCCTGTGGCTCTTCCTCCATATGCCCCCAAACTCTCTTCTTCAGCTGGCCTCCCACTGGGAACTTCAAGTTCAGTTCTTAGTGGCATTAGTTTGTATGATCCTAGGGAGAAGCATTCATTGTCTTCATCAGAGCTAGCAAGCATTTCTTCAGAAGAAAATGCCGAGAACCAGGAAAAAAGTGGTTTAAAAAATAGTGATAAAAATGAACCTTCCCCTGGAGAAGTGACGCTACAGAAGACTCGTGCGGACATGGAGGTCCCTGTTGAGGGGCCGGCGGACATGCAGGCAGGTCCTCTGAGGAGTGATGAGACGGCGGTTCAggtccccgccgccgccgccgccgtgcaCAGTCTTCCTGTTCAGGCCTTAGCAGGCTTAATGAGACCTCCATACAGTGACCCAAGGCAGGcaagagagccaggacaggcaagCCCAAGCCCCGACGATGGTCCAAGTAGAGACACAGATGACAAATCTCTGAAAGAGGTTTTTAAGACATTTGACCCAACCGCATCACCATTTTGTTAG